A stretch of DNA from Scatophagus argus isolate fScaArg1 chromosome 23, fScaArg1.pri, whole genome shotgun sequence:
TTGACTGACTCATGACTTGCCACATTACCCATAAAGTTTGTAAAAACCAAAATGTGAGACGGATTCAAGCTGGATCCTGTCTCGCAAAAAACCAAATCAAGTCCAAGTACACGTCTCAGGGTGGTGCTCAAGTGCAGCACTTGAGTGAGCAGTTTAACAGCGTAAGAACACGCTGCCAGAATCAGCGATTGACTGCTTCCTGCTTCCATCAGGTCGCCCTTAGCAACGGGAGGTCGGTCCCAGCCGTTCTGTTGGCCAACAAGTGCGACCAGCGGCGTCATGGCTTGTGCCCCAAGCTTCCCAAACTGGAGAACTTCTCCAGGCAGTACGGATTCGTCGGCTGGTACGAAACCTCCGCCAAGGTAGGACGCGACTGTCTTCTCTTTGATTGTCTTCCTAATGGGACGCGAGTGTTGTTTATGTCTCTCTCACTGTCGCCCTCAatctttttcctctgtaaaCAAATGTGGCTTAGCATTTTGTCACTGTGTCAGCCTTCTTAgttcctccatctttctcttctcaccCGCaggtttgtctttctgtgtcagctcttctctgtcagtgtctgttttaAAGCTGCTCTAGTCGACAGTTTAATGGAGCAGGAAGCACATTTTAACTCTTAAGAACTGAAGCTAAGGTTTGTCCCTAAACTTGCGCGAGGCTGTTTGGAAGTTAAGTGTCTCAAATGACTTGGTTACCGGGTAATGAAGGCCTCAAAATTCAAACTGCGTCCTCCTACTGATACTTGCCGCCGCCTACATGCAGCAGCATGTTTATTTGCGGCAGCCAAAATTAGAAACGGTTAAGAGCCTGAGGGACATTAAATGTGTTGGTAGATAAGGAATCTTTGTGATACATGTGCTCTGTTGGGTTTGTTAGATTTTATCGATCTACTTATCCAATTGTTCTGTGTTTGAAGGTGCAAGTTTGCTTTTTAAAGTGCACAACGAGGAACCTTGATAGCCTCACTCGCTGCTTTTGTGACCTTCTTTACTCGAAGGGCGAACTTTCCTTCacagtgaagaaacaaaaagtcCTGTCATCTGAAGTGGATGGAGTTTTCAGTTTGTAATGTTTAAATGATTGTAATGGGTGAAACGTCTTCTTCTGTTTGGGAATATTTTCAAACTCCCTTGTTTTCACTCTCCCTGTACCTCCATCACGAAACCCGTCACCACcgtcctctctcctcccaggACAACACCAACATCGACGCCGCCATCACATGCTTGGTGAAGAACATCATgtcagtggaggaggagagagcctCGAGTGACGCCGCCGCTGCCAAAACCGAAGCGGAAGGCAGCGTTCTGGTTCTGCCTCGCTTCGACTACAACGTGAAGGAGAAGGGACTCGGTGGATGTTCAGGATGCTcctccagagacagagaggactgaaggaaggagggatggaCATGTCCAAACCGGGAACCTGGAAGGAGACcgagaggaggaaggaggttATTTTGCTGAATGATTAATATGTTgcatctctttcctccctcccaaAAGTTCCTCAGAGACGCTAGAGgaaacagtttaacagtttgggatttttctaaaaacaaacaaacaaaaaaacataaagtaatttaattgttgttttaatgtaacAGAATTTGAGTCAAAAGTTCCAATAttacaa
This window harbors:
- the zgc:162171 gene encoding ras-related protein Rab-38; this encodes MQHERLLKVLVIGDLGVGKTSIIKRYVHQVFSQHYRATIGVDFALKVLHWDHKTVVRLQLWDIAGQERYGNMTRVYYREAVGALVVFDMTRLSTFQAILKWKGDLDSKVALSNGRSVPAVLLANKCDQRRHGLCPKLPKLENFSRQYGFVGWYETSAKDNTNIDAAITCLVKNIMSVEEERASSDAAAAKTEAEGSVLVLPRFDYNVKEKGLGGCSGCSSRDRED